A stretch of the Arthrobacter sp. PAMC 25486 genome encodes the following:
- a CDS encoding demethylmenaquinone methyltransferase produces MNRASLEKRPEEMAAMFDDVAAKYDIVNDILSMGQTRRWRRVVVDAVGAVPGQRVLDLAAGTGTSSEPFADAGVDVVACDFSVGMLKVGKRRRPDIDFIAGDATNLPFADNSFDASTISFGLRNVMDPKKALREMLRVTKPGGTLVVAEFSHPTFSPFRTVYTEYLMRALPPIAKKVASNPAAYVYLAESIRAWPNQDNLAAWLTESGWDSVAYRNLSGGIVAVHRATKPLASAGEAVPAPVPAPVPATGKHR; encoded by the coding sequence GTGAACCGTGCATCTTTGGAGAAGCGTCCGGAAGAAATGGCCGCCATGTTTGACGACGTGGCCGCCAAATACGACATCGTCAACGACATTTTGTCCATGGGACAGACGCGCCGTTGGCGACGGGTCGTGGTGGACGCGGTGGGTGCAGTGCCCGGACAGCGGGTCCTTGACCTTGCCGCCGGCACCGGCACCTCGAGCGAACCCTTTGCCGACGCCGGCGTGGACGTGGTCGCCTGCGACTTCTCCGTAGGCATGCTCAAGGTGGGCAAGCGCCGCCGCCCGGACATTGACTTCATCGCCGGGGATGCCACCAACCTGCCGTTCGCGGACAACTCCTTTGACGCCTCCACCATCTCCTTTGGGCTGCGCAACGTCATGGACCCGAAGAAGGCGCTGCGTGAAATGCTGCGTGTCACCAAGCCCGGCGGCACGCTGGTGGTGGCCGAATTCTCCCACCCCACGTTCTCCCCGTTCCGCACCGTCTACACCGAATACCTGATGCGCGCCCTGCCACCCATCGCCAAGAAGGTGGCTTCCAACCCGGCCGCCTACGTGTACCTGGCCGAATCCATCCGCGCCTGGCCCAACCAGGACAACCTCGCCGCCTGGCTCACCGAATCCGGTTGGGATTCCGTCGCCTACAGGAATTTGTCCGGAGGGATCGTGGCCGTCCACCGCGCCACCAAACCCTTGGCGTCCGCCGGGGAGGCCGTGCCCGCACCTGTGCCGGCGCCTGTTCCGGCCACCGGCAAACACCGCTAA
- a CDS encoding isochorismate synthase MenF, whose translation MTASLSLRALTLALDPATLAELGITGPAALLGSGSPDGPLSWLRRGEGLLGFGEIVSFTGSGPSRFADAEQWWKSLLADASVDDSVRMPGTGAMAFGSFAFSKTSAFASKLIVPALVVGFSDGTAWLTQLSLDGTVPTTESALALLRGVVASASPSSPTSPSPESSTPDTTSAGTVRSGALTEEEWMASVRAGVQAIAHGGLEKVVLARDVVATFPEPVQRVSILQRLVRLYDDCWTYGVRGLVGATPEILIKVDGSTAQARVLAGTLDREDEPAGSTGFADAVLGGSLKQRHEHDFAVRSLTRQLAPFATDLSFPAEPFILELPNVWHLASDVTAQLASSNGHLPTSLALVEALHPTAAVCGTPREEAGKLILELEQMDRGPYAGPVGWLDGAGNGEWGIALRGAVLEDAHHVRLYAGAGIVEASDPEAELAETWAKFRPMLQALHLPNHP comes from the coding sequence ATGACTGCTTCCCTTTCGCTGCGCGCCCTCACCCTGGCCCTGGATCCGGCCACGCTGGCGGAGCTTGGCATCACCGGCCCGGCGGCCTTGCTGGGTTCCGGCTCCCCGGACGGCCCGCTGAGCTGGTTGCGCCGCGGCGAAGGCCTCTTGGGCTTCGGCGAAATCGTCTCCTTCACGGGGTCCGGACCCTCCCGCTTTGCCGACGCCGAGCAGTGGTGGAAGTCCCTGCTGGCCGACGCATCCGTTGATGATTCCGTGCGCATGCCCGGCACCGGCGCCATGGCCTTTGGCTCCTTCGCCTTCTCCAAAACCAGCGCCTTCGCCTCCAAACTCATCGTCCCGGCCCTCGTGGTGGGCTTCTCCGACGGCACCGCCTGGTTGACCCAGCTGTCCCTGGACGGCACGGTCCCCACCACCGAATCCGCCCTGGCACTGCTGCGTGGCGTCGTTGCCTCCGCCTCACCCTCATCTCCCACATCCCCTTCGCCGGAAAGTTCGACGCCGGACACCACCTCCGCGGGCACGGTGCGTTCCGGGGCGCTCACCGAGGAGGAATGGATGGCGTCCGTCCGGGCCGGCGTGCAGGCCATCGCCCACGGCGGACTGGAAAAGGTTGTTTTGGCACGCGATGTTGTTGCAACCTTCCCTGAACCGGTGCAGAGAGTTTCAATTCTGCAACGATTGGTGCGCCTCTACGACGATTGCTGGACCTACGGCGTCCGCGGCCTGGTGGGCGCCACCCCTGAAATCCTGATCAAGGTCGACGGCTCCACGGCACAGGCCCGGGTACTCGCCGGCACCCTTGACCGTGAGGACGAACCAGCCGGTTCAACGGGCTTTGCCGATGCTGTTTTGGGCGGTTCCCTCAAGCAGCGCCACGAGCACGACTTCGCCGTCCGTTCCCTGACCCGGCAGCTGGCCCCGTTCGCTACTGACCTGTCATTTCCTGCGGAACCGTTCATTTTGGAGCTGCCGAACGTGTGGCACCTGGCCTCCGACGTTACGGCCCAGCTGGCCAGCTCAAACGGCCACCTGCCCACGTCTTTGGCGCTGGTTGAGGCCCTGCACCCCACTGCTGCAGTGTGCGGAACACCCCGGGAAGAAGCCGGAAAGCTCATCCTGGAGCTCGAGCAAATGGACCGTGGCCCCTACGCCGGGCCCGTGGGGTGGCTTGACGGAGCGGGCAACGGGGAATGGGGCATTGCCCTGCGCGGAGCCGTCCTGGAGGATGCGCACCACGTTCGCCTCTACGCCGGCGCGGGCATTGTGGAGGCTTCCGATCCGGAGGCTGAACTTGCTGAGACGTGGGCCAAGTTCCGGCCCATGCTGCAGGCATTGCACCTGCCCAACCACCCCTAG
- a CDS encoding ABC transporter substrate-binding protein yields MHISSKLGLRFAAVLAVAALALTGCNNADEGPTTGSGSSTFDPSTVAKDDALIALLPAALKDKATLNVGADTSYEPAEFLATDGQTPIGYDVDLAHAIGAVLGKDVKVHTSEFSTILPSLGSKYDLGISSFTINPERSKAVNFVSYFNAGVLWAVQKGNPKNISLDDICGKKIGVQTGTVEEDPDVKDRSAKCVADGKPAIDVISLKNQTDVTTRLVSGSIDAMSADSPIIKNALQKTGDSLETLGDVYDSAEQGIAIAKDDTAFAEVIEKVMNKLMADGVYTQILKDWNNDEGAITKAVLNPTAG; encoded by the coding sequence ATGCACATCTCATCCAAGCTGGGCCTGCGATTCGCAGCCGTCCTTGCAGTTGCAGCCTTGGCACTGACGGGCTGCAACAACGCTGACGAGGGCCCCACCACCGGTAGCGGCTCATCCACCTTCGATCCCTCCACGGTGGCCAAGGACGATGCCTTGATCGCACTCCTGCCTGCTGCGTTGAAAGACAAGGCAACCCTCAACGTTGGCGCCGACACCTCCTATGAACCCGCTGAATTCCTGGCCACCGACGGGCAGACCCCCATCGGCTACGACGTTGACCTTGCCCACGCCATCGGCGCCGTGTTGGGCAAGGATGTCAAGGTCCACACCTCAGAGTTCTCCACGATTCTGCCGAGCCTTGGCTCCAAGTACGATCTGGGCATCTCCTCCTTCACCATCAACCCCGAGCGTTCCAAGGCTGTGAACTTTGTCAGCTACTTCAACGCTGGCGTGCTGTGGGCCGTGCAGAAGGGCAACCCCAAGAACATCAGCCTGGATGACATCTGCGGCAAGAAGATCGGTGTCCAGACAGGCACCGTAGAGGAAGATCCCGATGTGAAGGACCGTTCCGCGAAGTGTGTGGCGGACGGCAAGCCGGCCATTGACGTGATCTCCTTGAAGAACCAGACGGATGTCACCACACGTCTGGTCAGCGGCAGCATCGATGCCATGAGTGCCGACTCCCCCATCATCAAGAATGCCCTGCAGAAGACCGGCGATTCCCTTGAAACGTTGGGCGACGTGTACGACTCCGCGGAGCAGGGCATCGCCATCGCCAAGGATGACACCGCGTTTGCAGAAGTTATTGAAAAGGTCATGAACAAGCTCATGGCAGATGGCGTTTACACCCAGATCTTGAAGGACTGGAACAACGATGAAGGCGCCATCACCAAGGCTGTACTGAACCCGACGGCGGGCTAA